A segment of the Macrobrachium rosenbergii isolate ZJJX-2024 chromosome 40, ASM4041242v1, whole genome shotgun sequence genome:
AGAAGACACCAAGGAAGCTATCAGATTTATACCATCTCTCAAAGAGTATAATCTTTGAACAAAAACCCTCTAAATAAGCTTGTTTTAAGTTTAAGTCTGAAGATAGATATATAGCGATATATCTACAGCGGTTGTACAGAAGCTGTGAAAACGCGGTCAAAATACATGGTTTTCTGTAGAGATGTAAAACTGAAACCACTTATAAGATAAGTTTAGAACTTTAGAGATGAAAAACTGAAACcacttataaaataaatctaaaccaaTTTCCCTGTTAACACAGAAGGAATCCCCAACGAAATTTTAATGGGAAGAAATCAACAATTATCCAAAAATATCCGAAATTTGTTAACAGACCTGAATTTCCTTAAAGATTCTGCGAGATTATTAAAAATCTGTCATGATTTCATGAGTAATATTCgagtataaaaaaagtaatactcACATGGAACAACGTACCAGTAATCTAGCCACTGGGTACGTTAACTGTGAACATATGTGCAAGCATATGTGCATGTTTTGGCTAAAACGCGCATGTCTATGCAACACTGATCTACTTGAATATAACTATCTACATTTTGATGCAAGGCGCACATGTTTATCAGCCGAAAAATAGATACagactatataatatatgtataatatagatatatgtttatatatatttacatgcagaTACGAGACGCACATGTTATCAGGAAAAAAtgatacacacaatatatatctgtgtatatacagtatatatacagatacctatatactatattatatatatatatatatatatatatatatataaatatatatatatacatatatatatatatatatttatatacataatatatatacatataaatatatttacatatatttgtatatatatatatatatatattataaagtttacTATAAGCAAGGATACTGACTAACATTGTTATGCGACTGAGCGTCaataaagttctttattttcCACTGGGAGATGAAGCCGGCGGCGGAATCAAAGACTTCGTTGTCTTATCGATATGAAAACGAGAACATATGTCACATGTTCCCGACCAGATAACGatacggagagagaaagagagagagagagagagagagagagagagagagagagagagagagagagagagagagagagaagctacacagtgagagagaaacagaaagagagagagagagagagagagagagaacgaaagccacagattgagagagaaacaggaagagagaaagagagagagaaagaagagagagagagagagagagagagagagagaacaagctacAGATTGAGAGAAGCAAAAGAgcaacggacagagagagagaaactacaatgAGAGGGAAACAGATGTCCGAAAATCCCTTTGTTTCTTGACCAGAGAGAAAGTTACTAGAttgagaagcagagagagaaacgGACAGAGAGATTGCTACACAgtgagacagaaagaaagagaaacaaagagagagagagagagagagagaagaaagctacagattgagagagagagagagatatgattatGATGGACTCACGGCGTCCGAAGATCCCTTTGTTTCTTGACCAGATAAAGTTACTAATGGGCAGAAATCTTGATTCTTGCGATAGAAGTCGATATGATTATGATGGATGCCGGGCATAGCTACTAATTCACCTGGGATGCtgggctatctatctatctatctatctatctatatatctatctctctatctatgcACATTTTTCACAGGCTCTTTATCCTAAGAAGGGGCGTCCACAGAGAAAAATAGGACAACAGtcactgttttgtttattcttcaacttttgaaaactgaagaaaagataaaatccttaattttagttattataCCCTTAGTGCATACCCTCAGCTAAATTTCCCTTTAACACAACTTGGGAATTTGAGGGGCGACTGGTTCTAAACTATCCAACTTGACTTAAAAGATAGGTATTCGCTGAGAAAATCAGTAATCTCCAAATTACAAGGTCTGGAGAGTTCTAACTTCGGAATTTGCTTGCTGTTGTCATTTCCCTTGATTTCCGTTCCATTATGAAGcttgtatatttctctcttttgggATGAGCCCTATACTTATTTCTTTCCCTTCCAATGATTGGCAGGTCTGGACTACATAAAGACATCAGGTTTCCAGTCCCAAAGGcctctacattaaaaaaaaaatgactgagcaTGTATGATGTCCCCTCTTCCCCCCTCACCCCCCCTACACCCATCCAAATACCGTCCATACACgacccaaaaaaaataaataaataaaaaaataaaaatctcgaaACTTGGAAGGACAAGATTAGGTAATTTCAATTACTGTCATCTCCACAGATAAGGATTTTTTATCTCCTCAGCAGCGCTTTGCCGACGACAGATTTCCACCGTCACCTGATTTTAGGACAGAGAAGAAGCTCCCGTTTCtgagtgttgagagagagagagagaagagagagagagagagagagagagagagagagagagagagagagagataaaggactGTCGGAAAGCAGTGATGAAATGACAAGTGGAGTTTGAGGGTAGGTACGATTGTACATGTCTTACCTTCAGCATACACGCacgaaaactttctctctctctctctctctctcttacacacacacacacacacatacacaaaaacatgaatttcacGTTAATAGGAGATAGCATTCCTTGCGTCTttcaacaaaaaattactttttcataagaGGACTGTTCTGACGAAAGGGCCTCTACCGTGAAAAACCCataaaatttcgtttttttatcaACAGCCTTTTTTTTCCAGTGTACATATGCTGTACATAGGCCTGTCCATGTATAAGAACAATGAATTTCTTTCGTCTCTATGTTTGTTATTTGCTAAATATCTGTTTTTGCTGTTTGTAGTATTCTTACATGGTTGCAGAAAACATTATTGCCACTGAATTGGGTCTGACTTATAATGCGTCCTGTATTTGTGTATACCGTAAGACCAATTCCTAATTTGTGCGTGTTTCATGAAAATGTAAACGCTGACTTCATAAACatccaaaagcaaaaaaatcactCTTCTCTTTGTGCACAAACGTTCAAACAAACATGTAGCCTGTAACACCACCAAGCGCCGCGAATACAGGAAAGATAAGGATCACTGACAAACGAGCAGACACCATCGAATGCAACAACGGATATACACCGATAGTCACGCGATGCCTACTGCTGCTTCTCCGACACCCCTTCTGACCCGTACGCTTTCCTGCGCCATTTTGGGAGTGGTCagaagatgacgatgatgatgtcTAGGGAAGTATCTGATATCTGTTTCTGATCAGGAGCGTGTGAGGCTCGAGATTTATCTGACACGCAATCTGTTCTGTGTCCAAGAAGTCTCGTCAAATTACGGAAGGAATTATAGTTCTTCTTCGTACCCTGTcgcgagagtgtgtgtgtgtgtttgtgtgtgacgtgtttaaaataatttcttcttcttgtccctttttttttagataattattggctttatgatttgttaatctctttctttaattctttctttgtatttttatttcatgtttgccAAATGATCTATTTTTCATTGGTTcctaatacatataaatataataatgatttaatattattacttcaataaatagaaattaaactcTCTATTCCATATCGATTTacatttgaatttctttttcaaaatgaaaaaaaattatttaaaaattatataaaaaagatcaAAATTCTTATAGAAATCACTGAGTCACTTTCATCCCAATTCCTGCCAGGCTGTGGAATCTTTAACCCGTTTCCCgcgtttttaaaatttctataaccatccttctttaaatttttttttttttattctaagccTCAGTTAAGGCCATCAGGTTGCCTTGTTGTCGGCctcttcttaaaaagaaaaatccaggaCACGTCAAGATAAATGTAATCCTTTTTCGGGGATTTACGTATTGGGATTTTTAAggattattcattttcctttgagtGCGATTTAATTATATGATTGACTAATTGATTGACTGGATGTTGTCGACTGACGTCACAGAAAGTATGGTCATCAACCgagataaatttttattatgctgcgcacacacacacacacacagagagagagagagagagagagaaacagagagagagagagagagagagagagagagagagagagagagaagaaacatgtGAACAGTATGAAGTTTGTGGAACTTAACAAAGATTTcatccaaaacacacacacacataatacatacacattctttatacatacacacacatgcatacatacattatatgaatacagtatatatatgtatatatataaacatacatacacacacacatatatatatatatatatatatatatatatatatatatatatatatatatatatatatatatatatatatatatatatatatatatatataatgtcacaccCATCTGTGAAATTGCCCGTTTCATAAAATGGGCAAAACCATTACCCCAGTTCGAGAAACGGGCAAAAGGCCTgcccacttcatgaaatgggcaaatgAACCCTTGCTCTTTTCATGAAATGGGATGCCTTGATGAACGGAAACATACCTATGATACTTAGATATTAGTACAGCAGAAAATCTGATCAATTAAGAAGGAAAACATAAAGAGatagattttttaaaagtagttgctttaataataaaaatagagacAAAATTCATGTACATGTAAGCAATGATTATACACATCAAACAAATTTACAACAATCACTGATCAATATTGCAACAGGATTTGTGGCTGTGGCAAGCACTGTTGCATAGAAGACCAGCTTTCAAACAAGAACACCGTTTAGACAAACAGTTGCTCCTGCAAAGAACATCTCTGGTATCCTTGTCCACTACACACGCCTTCTGCTCGAACTAGTTCACAAATACTTAGCAGTTCTGGGGGTATATTTTCAGGCACAAGTCCTTTGTATTGAACAAATTCAAACTGATTTCTGGCAATTTTACCTTTGATACTTCCTCTTATTGTGCCAATCACATACCCGTTGTCTTCAACTGCTAATAAAACACCTGCTATGTTCGGGGATCCCCTTTACTGCGGTTAAATTGAGACAGGCACAGACACATTGTCTCTAACACCAACTGCTCGCAGTGATCTTGTGCTGCGTGCTAACGTTGTAGAGCTTGTTGTCGATGACCACGCTCAGCTCCCTTTCTTGCCCGTTTTGCTGGATGCAGTTCTTCAGTTGAGAGATTGTCTTGCTCTGGAGCAGGTTGCTGCTGAGTGTCTGCAACTGGATGTGCTTCACGTTCACATTCAGGGTCTACTGAAATTGGGTCATACTGAGCTGAGTTTTGGGCAACTAGAACTGCATCGTTCAAAACAGGTTCTGGAACTATTCTATAAGCCTTtcaagaccttctttaataccaGATGAAATTCTGTTGATAAATGCATCTGGTAAAATTGACTTGAGACCACATCGTGGCTTGTTGCCAGTAAGTGCTTGATAGGGAGTCATCTTGATTGCTTCGTGATATGAACTGTTCATGGCCCACTGGACAAAACGGACACCATAACTCCATTTAGCACAATTATTGTCTCTCATCCATGCCATGAGCTTGAGTTTCATATCCCCATTATCTCTTTCAATAGATCCCTTGCTCTGGGGATGCCTAGGACGCCCATTCACTAAGACAAATTCAGGCCACGTGAGGCAAGTTCTTGGATAACTGCAGCTGTAAATTCACGGCCATTGTCGGACTGAAGGATGTCGGGTGCACCTACATCCAAGAAGATGGAAAGAAGCTCATTGGCAACCTCAGCTGCTGTCTTTGATTTCAGGGAACGAACGACATGAAAATTAGTTATGTACTCCATATAGTGCAGAATAAAGCGACAACTCCCATCCCTCATAGCTTGCATGTCCACCAGATCAACTTGTCCTCTTTCATTAAGATCACTTACTGATAGTGGTCTGACCATAACTCCTGCTGTTGTTTCCTTTCTGCAACGTTTTTCAACACAGCGCTCGATATATCGTGAAACAACTGATCTTGGAATGTTGTCATATTATTCATTGACCTTCTTATAAGTCTTCTTTTCGCCACCATGGCCAGTGTCAACGTGGGCTTGTTGGATAATTCCCGTGACTGATTCTTTGGTTGctatatattttccattgttcttcttaaccttttctgtttCACCAAAGGAGACAATCTGAAAAGTTTTCAAGGTGGTAGTGTTCTCTTCTAAGCGTCTGTCCAGTTTTCCTCTCTTCAGAACGGCAATTACCGTCTGCTCATATTCAGCAGACCACATGGAAACACAACTCCTGTATTTGTTCATCCATGGCCAAGGCTTGCATGGGTTATACCAGCTACTTTGGAAATGTCGTCTTgtataatgttaaaaatgttagTCTTACAGTTAACAGAAGACttcaaaattactatttccgACTTAACAACTAGTTATGCATATGTTTCTAAGACTCGTGCATGAAactgcccatttcatgaagtgggcAGGCCTTTTGCCGTTTCGTAAACTTGCCAAGtggtttgtcatatatatatatatatatatatatatatatatatatatatatatatatatatatatatatatataaatacatacatgagagagaaagagagagagagagagagagagagagagagagagagagagagagaaaaggaaatatttgacTTAAATCGAGCCTTGGCTACTgaaataaacataagaaatcGAGGTATTTCTCCGTGAAAGGAATGGAATTTAAGCAATTTCGCAATGTCAAGTACAGAGGTTGACGAGT
Coding sequences within it:
- the LOC136826346 gene encoding SCAN domain-containing protein 3-like, which translates into the protein MVRPLSVSDLNERGQVDLVDMQAMRDGSCRFILHYMEYITNFHVVRSLKSKTAAEVANELLSIFLDTLNVNVKHIQLQTLSSNLLQSKTISQLKNCIQQNGQERELSVVIDNKLYNVSTQHKITASSWC